One part of the Terrimicrobium sacchariphilum genome encodes these proteins:
- a CDS encoding thioredoxin family protein, whose protein sequence is MKRALVVFCGALVFSALGFVPLAAAAEDDAWIEDFAQASALSKKLNRPMLVEFTGSDWCPPCIQMNKQIFSTKKFQDFAKDKLVLMKVDFPMRKPQNTALKQQNLQLDEKFGVNGAVPTVVLLSPDGKVLAAHQGLFMAGPDAFIQWIRDNTKA, encoded by the coding sequence ATGAAAAGAGCCCTCGTCGTCTTCTGCGGAGCACTGGTGTTTTCGGCCCTCGGTTTTGTGCCTCTGGCGGCTGCGGCGGAGGACGATGCGTGGATTGAGGACTTTGCCCAGGCCAGTGCGCTGTCGAAGAAACTGAACCGGCCGATGTTGGTGGAGTTTACCGGTTCGGACTGGTGCCCGCCTTGTATCCAGATGAACAAACAGATTTTCTCCACGAAGAAGTTCCAGGACTTTGCCAAGGACAAGCTGGTCCTGATGAAGGTCGACTTTCCGATGCGGAAGCCTCAAAACACCGCGCTCAAGCAGCAAAATCTTCAACTTGATGAGAAATTTGGCGTAAATGGAGCGGTCCCGACCGTGGTTCTCCTTTCACCGGATGGCAAGGTGCTGGCGGCTCACCAAGGGCTCTTCATGGCAGGTCCTGACGCCTTTATCCAGTGGATCCGGGACAATACAAAGGCATGA
- a CDS encoding AAA family ATPase has product MSVLASQQNSQIQEARQWVDPLLTEVSKVVVGQKKLVHRLLTGLLCNGHVLLEGVPGLAKTLTVRTLASCIHTGFQRIQFTPDLLPADLIGTLIYNPRDGEFTTKLGPVFSNLILADEINRAPAKVQSALLEAMQERQVTIGDSTYPLPDPFLVLATQNPIEQEGTYQLPEAQLDRFMLKVNVGYPTRDEERSILDAMATSAPRLHVNPIVTPEEIIHARSVVNSIYVDDRVKDYIVDVVWASRDPAAYKLKLDGLIRYGASPRATIFLTLAAKAQAFIDGRGYVTPQDVKSIGLDVLRHRIGVSYEAEAESITSEVIVEKIFAGLPVP; this is encoded by the coding sequence ATGAGTGTCCTCGCATCGCAACAAAACAGCCAGATCCAGGAAGCCCGCCAGTGGGTCGATCCTCTCCTAACGGAAGTTAGCAAAGTCGTCGTCGGTCAGAAGAAGCTTGTGCATCGTTTGCTAACGGGCCTTCTTTGCAACGGTCACGTGCTCCTCGAGGGCGTGCCGGGTCTGGCGAAGACGCTGACTGTGCGCACGCTGGCATCGTGCATTCACACCGGTTTCCAGCGCATTCAGTTCACGCCGGACCTTCTGCCCGCGGACCTCATCGGCACGCTGATCTATAATCCGCGCGACGGAGAGTTCACCACCAAGCTCGGCCCCGTTTTCTCCAACCTGATCCTTGCGGACGAAATCAACCGTGCTCCGGCCAAGGTGCAGAGCGCGTTGCTTGAGGCCATGCAGGAGCGCCAGGTCACGATTGGCGACTCCACTTATCCATTGCCTGATCCGTTTCTGGTTCTGGCCACGCAGAACCCGATCGAGCAGGAGGGTACCTATCAACTGCCGGAAGCCCAGCTCGATCGTTTTATGCTCAAGGTCAATGTGGGCTATCCCACCCGCGACGAGGAGCGATCCATCCTCGATGCGATGGCAACCTCTGCTCCGCGGCTCCATGTCAATCCCATCGTGACCCCGGAGGAGATCATTCATGCCCGCAGCGTGGTGAACTCCATTTACGTCGACGATCGGGTGAAGGACTACATCGTCGATGTGGTCTGGGCGAGCCGCGACCCGGCTGCCTACAAGCTCAAGCTCGACGGCTTGATCCGCTATGGAGCCTCGCCGCGTGCCACCATCTTCCTCACCCTCGCTGCCAAGGCCCAGGCCTTCATCGACGGCCGAGGCTACGTCACTCCGCAGGATGTGAAGTCCATCGGTCTCGACGTGCTCCGCCACCGCATCGGTGTCAGCTACGAGGCAGAGGCTGAGTCGATCACCAGCGAGGTGATCGTGGAGAAGATCTTCGCCGGTCTGCCGGTGCCCTGA
- a CDS encoding DUF58 domain-containing protein has product MKRDPKEILKKIRRIELRTRRLVNSSFAGQYHSVFKGRGMNFEEVREYAPGDEIRSIDWNVTARMNAPYVKKFTEEREMTVMLLVDVSASGSFGSVELSKRELAAEVAAILAFSAINNNDKVGLILFSDHVELFIPPKKGRLHTLRLIREMLYFEPRGTGTNISVALDYLNKVVARRAVVFMISDFIAPDYSKPLTAASRRHDLVAMPVVDPGEETLPDIGLVTLEDAESGELIEIDTSSRETRNAYAAAEERRRKDLKKLLGSRGIDQVPLVTNEDYLIPLRSFFEQRERRQAA; this is encoded by the coding sequence ATGAAAAGAGACCCCAAAGAGATTCTAAAGAAGATTCGCCGTATCGAGTTGCGTACGCGGCGCCTGGTGAACTCCTCGTTCGCTGGTCAATACCACAGCGTGTTCAAAGGCCGAGGCATGAACTTCGAGGAAGTGCGCGAGTATGCACCCGGCGATGAGATTCGCTCCATCGACTGGAACGTCACGGCTCGCATGAATGCGCCTTACGTGAAGAAGTTCACCGAGGAACGCGAGATGACCGTGATGTTGTTGGTGGACGTGAGTGCCTCGGGCAGCTTCGGCAGCGTCGAGTTGAGCAAGCGCGAGCTAGCCGCGGAGGTTGCCGCCATTCTCGCCTTCAGCGCCATCAACAATAACGACAAGGTCGGCCTGATTCTTTTTTCAGATCACGTAGAGCTTTTCATTCCACCAAAGAAAGGCCGTCTGCACACATTGCGGCTTATTCGCGAGATGCTGTATTTCGAACCCAGGGGCACAGGAACAAATATCTCGGTGGCTCTCGATTACCTAAACAAGGTGGTGGCCCGTCGGGCCGTTGTCTTCATGATTTCGGACTTTATCGCTCCTGATTATAGCAAGCCGCTTACCGCCGCCAGCCGCCGTCACGATCTCGTAGCCATGCCGGTGGTCGATCCCGGTGAGGAGACTCTTCCCGACATCGGCCTGGTCACGCTGGAGGACGCGGAGAGTGGAGAGTTGATCGAGATCGACACCTCCAGTCGAGAGACCCGCAACGCCTATGCTGCCGCGGAGGAGCGCCGCCGCAAGGATCTCAAGAAGCTCCTTGGATCAAGGGGCATCGACCAGGTGCCGCTGGTAACCAATGAGGATTACCTTATCCCACTGCGCAGCTTCTTTGAACAGCGTGAAAGGAGGCAGGCAGCATGA
- a CDS encoding DUF4381 family protein, with translation MMPTQPAATPAPINDIVGPVWIFPYPVWGVIGAGVLLLVLLGVAVWFLRRKPGPRILTAKQRALNAIAAFRAKGAEADAYEFGVKVSDALRTYIRDQYGVDAVTRTSVEFLDVIRTNAVFSANEKAAISEFLESVDLLKFARQTAGVEQITELLDIAERVVNGQEAAGASK, from the coding sequence ATGATGCCCACCCAGCCAGCCGCCACGCCCGCGCCTATCAATGACATCGTCGGCCCGGTGTGGATATTTCCTTATCCCGTGTGGGGAGTGATCGGGGCCGGAGTGCTCCTGCTTGTCCTCCTCGGTGTTGCCGTGTGGTTCCTGCGGCGCAAGCCGGGGCCGCGCATCCTGACCGCGAAGCAGCGAGCGCTTAACGCCATCGCGGCGTTTCGCGCCAAAGGTGCGGAAGCCGACGCCTACGAGTTTGGTGTGAAGGTTTCCGACGCGCTGCGCACCTACATTCGCGATCAGTATGGAGTGGATGCGGTCACCCGCACCTCGGTGGAGTTCCTGGATGTCATCCGCACAAATGCGGTTTTCAGCGCCAATGAAAAAGCCGCCATCTCGGAGTTTCTCGAATCGGTGGACTTGTTGAAGTTTGCCCGTCAGACGGCGGGCGTTGAGCAAATCACCGAGTTGCTCGATATTGCCGAGCGTGTGGTGAACGGGCAAGAAGCAGCGGGAGCGAGCAAATGA
- a CDS encoding VWA domain-containing protein codes for MMDSTPFGFSFAHPWVLLLLLLIPVLAILKGRVGGSPGITFSSTSALAEIGKRRKSRAGAFLNMIAYLAVACMIVALARPQLGRTLTRVQASGVDIMLVIDVSRSMLAEDYTIGNEHANRIDAVKQVTEQFIRQRPNDRIGIIAFAGKPYLVSPLTLDHDWLIQNLDRVRIGMVEDGTAIGSATAAAANRLKDKEAKTKLIVLLSDGDNNAGRVTPITAAEAAKALGIRIYTIGAGSQQPTVPFPFTDPFGRTQYQMVPMEFNEDTLKEIAKITKGKYFPATDTASLKKTFNEIDNMEKTKVEVSKTADYRDLFAWFLIAGFGFLSLEIILSQTVWRRLP; via the coding sequence ATGATGGACAGTACGCCATTCGGTTTCAGTTTTGCCCATCCTTGGGTTCTGCTGCTGCTGCTGCTCATCCCGGTGCTGGCGATCCTGAAAGGTCGTGTCGGGGGCTCCCCTGGCATCACATTCTCCAGCACCAGCGCTCTCGCCGAGATAGGAAAACGCCGCAAGTCCCGGGCAGGGGCCTTTCTCAACATGATCGCCTACCTCGCGGTCGCCTGCATGATCGTAGCCCTGGCGCGGCCGCAACTCGGCCGTACCCTCACGCGGGTGCAGGCCAGCGGTGTCGACATCATGCTCGTGATCGACGTGTCGCGCTCGATGCTTGCCGAGGACTACACCATTGGCAATGAGCATGCCAACCGCATCGATGCAGTCAAGCAGGTGACGGAGCAGTTCATACGGCAGCGTCCGAATGACCGCATAGGAATCATCGCCTTCGCGGGCAAACCATACCTCGTGAGTCCGCTGACGCTGGATCATGACTGGCTCATCCAGAATCTCGACCGCGTACGCATCGGCATGGTGGAGGATGGCACGGCGATCGGGTCTGCCACTGCGGCCGCGGCGAACCGGCTCAAGGACAAGGAAGCCAAGACCAAGCTCATCGTACTCCTGAGTGATGGCGACAATAACGCAGGCCGGGTCACTCCGATCACGGCGGCCGAGGCGGCCAAGGCACTGGGCATCCGCATCTACACGATCGGTGCGGGTTCGCAGCAGCCTACGGTCCCATTTCCCTTTACCGATCCTTTTGGACGGACTCAGTACCAGATGGTGCCGATGGAGTTCAACGAAGACACGCTCAAGGAGATCGCCAAGATCACCAAGGGCAAATACTTCCCGGCAACCGATACCGCATCGCTCAAGAAAACCTTTAACGAGATCGACAACATGGAAAAGACCAAGGTCGAGGTTTCAAAAACCGCCGACTATCGCGACCTCTTCGCGTGGTTTCTCATCGCCGGCTTCGGCTTTCTGAGTCTCGAAATCATTCTTTCCCAAACCGTATGGAGACGTCTTCCCTGA
- a CDS encoding VWA domain-containing protein translates to METSSLTFAQPWWLLGILAAPAFAILYIWSQRRGDALISRLVAPRLKAELANGVSIGRRILRAVLVLGAVVLMAIALARPQLGFIENEIKHRGRDIIIAVDTSRSMLATDVPPTRLARAKLLAQDLMRFAAGDRIGLVAFAGSSFLQAPLTLDQSAVLQALDELDTNVIPKGGTNIAAAIRTADEAFGKGEGNTRALVILTDGEELDADGIAAAKKAAEQGVRVFTVGIGSSEGSLIPIPSEGGGSDFVRDQAGKPVQSRLDANRLKEIAAAGGGFYQPLGPDAAKAIFEKGILPMEEADSTTATSRQPIERYQWPLGFALGLIVVWLLVGDRRRPARVLRYALGALVILLAPSARADALGDYQAGNYDKAMQQFSERLKASPDSVKLQYNAGAAAYKMGDYGKAVEHFTKAILAEDNKLREEALYNLGNSLVRRGEAAKGKEEKKADWKNAIQHYTEALKVDPKDKKAEENREIVKKLLEELEKQEKQQDQQKNDQQKQDQKDQKDQKDQKDQKDQKDQNKDQQQQQQQNQQQKDQNKDQQQKDQQNQQQQNQDQKKDDKQEQKPDQQKQQGQGQNSQDQKKDQDQNGKSGDQEKKDQQGGDKKDQQKDQQSKGDQKQDQNQPAPQPTPGEKKQGELKSAGDQQGQQQPQGQEGQGAAAGEGEEKDGEMSAAQARSLLNSLRSDEERVKLMQRQQTEDTVKDW, encoded by the coding sequence ATGGAGACGTCTTCCCTGACCTTTGCCCAGCCTTGGTGGCTGCTCGGCATCCTGGCTGCGCCTGCCTTTGCGATCCTTTATATCTGGTCGCAGCGGCGCGGCGATGCTCTCATCTCCCGCCTGGTGGCTCCCCGTCTCAAGGCGGAGCTGGCAAATGGGGTAAGCATTGGGCGGCGCATTCTTCGCGCAGTGCTCGTACTGGGGGCTGTCGTCCTCATGGCCATCGCGCTGGCCCGCCCGCAGCTGGGTTTCATCGAGAATGAGATCAAGCATCGCGGACGCGATATCATCATCGCGGTGGACACCTCGAGAAGCATGCTTGCGACCGACGTGCCGCCGACCCGGCTGGCGCGAGCCAAACTGCTGGCGCAGGATTTGATGCGCTTTGCCGCAGGTGACCGCATCGGGCTGGTGGCCTTTGCGGGAAGCTCATTCCTCCAGGCGCCGCTCACGCTCGACCAGTCGGCCGTGCTTCAGGCCCTGGACGAACTCGACACCAATGTGATTCCCAAGGGAGGCACAAATATAGCGGCTGCCATTCGTACTGCCGACGAAGCGTTCGGCAAGGGAGAGGGCAACACACGAGCACTCGTGATCCTTACCGACGGCGAGGAACTGGATGCTGATGGCATCGCCGCGGCGAAAAAGGCCGCTGAGCAAGGCGTGAGGGTGTTCACCGTAGGTATCGGCTCGTCGGAAGGATCGCTTATTCCCATCCCTTCAGAAGGTGGCGGCTCGGACTTCGTACGCGATCAGGCGGGTAAGCCGGTGCAGAGCCGCCTGGATGCCAACCGCCTCAAGGAAATCGCCGCAGCGGGCGGGGGATTTTACCAACCGCTCGGCCCCGATGCCGCCAAGGCCATTTTTGAAAAGGGCATCCTCCCCATGGAGGAGGCGGATTCCACGACCGCGACCTCGCGGCAGCCGATCGAGCGTTATCAATGGCCGCTGGGGTTTGCCCTCGGTTTGATTGTGGTCTGGCTGCTCGTTGGCGACCGTCGCAGGCCCGCACGGGTTTTGCGGTACGCGCTCGGCGCTCTCGTCATCCTCCTCGCACCTTCGGCCCGGGCGGATGCTTTGGGCGACTATCAGGCGGGAAATTACGACAAGGCCATGCAGCAGTTTTCCGAGCGACTCAAGGCCAGCCCGGATTCCGTGAAGCTCCAGTACAACGCGGGAGCCGCCGCTTACAAAATGGGCGACTACGGCAAGGCGGTGGAGCATTTTACCAAGGCCATCCTTGCCGAGGACAACAAGCTCCGTGAGGAGGCTCTTTATAACCTGGGTAACTCCCTCGTGCGTCGAGGCGAGGCAGCCAAGGGCAAAGAAGAAAAGAAGGCGGATTGGAAGAACGCCATCCAGCACTACACCGAGGCATTGAAGGTCGATCCCAAGGACAAGAAGGCCGAGGAAAATCGTGAGATCGTGAAGAAGCTGCTCGAGGAACTCGAAAAGCAGGAGAAGCAGCAGGACCAGCAAAAGAACGATCAGCAAAAGCAGGACCAGAAGGACCAGAAGGACCAGAAGGACCAGAAGGACCAGAAGGACCAGAAGGACCAAAACAAAGATCAGCAGCAGCAACAGCAGCAGAATCAGCAGCAAAAGGATCAGAATAAGGACCAACAGCAGAAAGATCAGCAAAACCAGCAGCAGCAAAACCAGGACCAGAAGAAGGACGACAAGCAGGAGCAAAAGCCCGACCAGCAGAAGCAACAGGGCCAGGGCCAGAACTCCCAGGATCAAAAGAAAGATCAGGACCAGAACGGAAAGTCCGGCGATCAGGAGAAAAAGGACCAGCAGGGCGGGGATAAGAAGGATCAGCAAAAAGATCAGCAGTCCAAGGGCGACCAGAAGCAGGATCAGAATCAGCCCGCGCCCCAGCCGACGCCCGGAGAAAAGAAACAGGGCGAGTTGAAGTCTGCCGGAGACCAGCAGGGCCAGCAGCAACCCCAGGGCCAGGAAGGCCAGGGGGCGGCCGCAGGGGAGGGCGAGGAAAAGGACGGGGAAATGTCTGCCGCCCAGGCTCGCAGCTTGCTAAATTCCCTGCGCTCCGACGAAGAACGCGTGAAATTGATGCAACGTCAGCAAACAGAAGATACGGTGAAGGACTGGTAA
- a CDS encoding BatD family protein — protein MHTLTNKRMKFGAVALLAAMLVAASSYAQKVSADLSQEVTAVGEAVQLNISVTGATGARVPGQLKVDGLQIDFAGRSEQINIINFQKTVSAVYTYLIVPLKTGDFTIPPIDVLINGQKYKTAPLTLRVGTSSGGFAGGQGQPGRARSPQSQMQAQMQALMQFMNQGVQPPQPQQIQPGQQSQSRQSSAGDDAEPAYGDLIIPKTSAYVGEVIPVEIRFYFNANYPTQLRDHPTFGGDGFTVMDFSKPTQREQEINGVPYNVVIFQTAITAVKSGPLEIPPAKIEGRIQVPARGSSQDDFFNGFFGGQGFGMTARDMTVSTKPSKIDIKPLPKDGRPDDFSGAIGQFSLDAKATPKKVDAGEPITLSVKVAGRGNFGAITAPTLLDAENWRSYPPNEKFTPSASDPIGYNGEKVFEYTIVARNDATLTPTPEFSFFDPAVEKYVTLKAAPIAVVARGSSTATQTTTVQAASSSPTPQAATPAPATPAPAEKVVDLVTSFRRGAFLPTLTDPTFLTVNGVVALALLALLALGILRAVASSDASQRAARLREVRRTLHAAEDPSKSAEEFFALAADFVHGRLSIAGGQGSTRDMLESSKVSEETRTAIYALLNQADEARYAATHGTSLDREARHTYIQQLKKFDAQV, from the coding sequence ATGCATACGCTAACCAATAAACGGATGAAGTTTGGCGCAGTCGCGTTGTTGGCCGCGATGCTTGTGGCGGCCTCCAGTTACGCCCAGAAGGTGTCGGCCGATCTTTCCCAGGAGGTTACGGCCGTCGGCGAGGCTGTGCAGTTGAATATCTCGGTGACTGGTGCGACCGGCGCCCGGGTGCCTGGTCAGCTCAAAGTCGACGGACTGCAGATCGATTTTGCGGGTCGCAGCGAGCAGATCAATATCATCAACTTTCAGAAAACTGTCTCGGCGGTTTATACCTACCTGATCGTTCCTCTCAAGACGGGCGATTTCACCATTCCTCCGATCGACGTTTTGATCAACGGACAGAAGTACAAGACAGCTCCGCTGACGTTGCGGGTGGGAACCAGTTCCGGAGGGTTCGCAGGCGGGCAGGGGCAGCCGGGTCGCGCCCGTTCGCCCCAATCCCAGATGCAGGCTCAGATGCAGGCGCTCATGCAGTTCATGAATCAGGGTGTGCAGCCGCCGCAACCCCAGCAGATTCAGCCGGGGCAGCAGAGTCAGAGCCGTCAGTCCTCTGCTGGCGACGATGCGGAGCCGGCCTACGGAGACCTGATCATTCCCAAGACATCAGCTTACGTTGGAGAGGTCATTCCCGTGGAGATCCGGTTCTACTTTAATGCCAACTATCCTACCCAGTTGCGGGACCACCCGACTTTTGGCGGTGACGGATTCACCGTGATGGACTTTTCAAAGCCCACCCAGCGCGAGCAGGAAATCAATGGCGTCCCGTACAACGTGGTGATCTTCCAGACGGCGATTACGGCGGTGAAGTCCGGCCCGTTGGAGATTCCGCCCGCGAAGATCGAGGGGCGTATCCAGGTTCCAGCTCGGGGAAGTTCTCAGGATGACTTTTTCAACGGATTCTTCGGTGGTCAGGGATTTGGCATGACCGCGCGCGACATGACGGTTTCCACGAAACCGTCCAAGATCGACATCAAGCCGCTGCCGAAGGACGGCCGTCCGGATGATTTCTCCGGAGCCATCGGACAATTCTCGCTTGATGCCAAGGCGACGCCAAAAAAAGTCGATGCTGGCGAACCCATCACCCTTTCCGTGAAAGTCGCAGGGCGTGGAAACTTCGGTGCGATTACGGCGCCGACACTTTTGGACGCGGAGAACTGGCGCAGCTATCCGCCGAATGAGAAATTCACCCCGAGTGCCTCCGATCCGATCGGCTACAATGGCGAGAAGGTCTTTGAGTACACCATCGTCGCTCGCAATGATGCAACCCTCACCCCGACACCGGAGTTTTCCTTCTTTGACCCGGCGGTCGAGAAGTACGTGACGCTCAAGGCCGCCCCCATCGCGGTGGTGGCTCGGGGATCGTCCACTGCGACCCAGACCACGACGGTCCAGGCGGCATCCAGCAGCCCCACACCCCAGGCCGCGACACCGGCCCCTGCGACACCGGCTCCTGCGGAGAAGGTCGTGGATCTCGTGACGAGCTTCCGGCGCGGAGCATTCCTGCCGACATTGACCGATCCGACCTTCCTTACTGTGAACGGAGTAGTGGCTCTCGCGTTGCTTGCTTTGCTTGCACTTGGCATTCTCCGTGCGGTTGCGAGTTCCGACGCATCGCAACGCGCCGCTCGCTTGCGGGAGGTACGGCGCACCTTGCATGCTGCGGAAGATCCCAGCAAATCCGCGGAGGAGTTCTTTGCGCTGGCGGCGGACTTTGTTCATGGCCGTCTCTCCATTGCGGGAGGCCAGGGTTCAACCCGGGATATGTTGGAGTCGAGCAAGGTCTCCGAGGAAACGCGCACGGCGATTTATGCGCTGCTCAATCAGGCTGATGAGGCCCGATATGCGGCTACTCATGGCACCTCGCTCGATCGCGAGGCCCGTCACACCTACATCCAGCAACTCAAGAAATTCGATGCGCAGGTTTAG
- a CDS encoding DUF3108 domain-containing protein, giving the protein MATLGKLATRHSRSLIAALAVAVFLPAAGYAAGEPWAGKITPLTKGAFPDIPPFEGEFRFGWSDIEAARAKAIFDKKGDKYVVDVSGGTSGLARTLWSLDATHHAEFYVDTLRPTAFDQVEKYAKRTITTRGEFRPDGFWRHRESKPGKPEKWKKIKIEPIWDMVAGMFFVRSQRLADGDKVVINLYPGDSAFFTEISVLKHEKITIDGKAHDAIKLEFKPQRITRKDGKFGLEPHGKFKRGVVWLSDDKYRMPLRAEVDIFIGYVFGELANVRFQDGSTLP; this is encoded by the coding sequence ATGGCTACCCTCGGCAAACTTGCAACCCGTCATTCCCGCAGCCTGATCGCTGCGCTGGCTGTCGCGGTGTTCCTGCCAGCGGCGGGCTATGCTGCTGGCGAACCGTGGGCGGGCAAGATCACACCGCTTACGAAGGGAGCCTTCCCGGACATCCCTCCGTTTGAGGGGGAGTTTCGCTTTGGCTGGTCCGACATCGAGGCGGCGCGTGCGAAAGCAATCTTCGATAAAAAGGGGGACAAGTACGTTGTCGATGTGTCCGGTGGCACATCGGGTTTGGCTCGCACCCTCTGGTCGCTGGATGCCACTCACCACGCGGAGTTCTATGTGGATACGTTGCGACCCACGGCTTTTGATCAGGTGGAAAAATACGCCAAGCGTACCATCACCACGCGCGGGGAGTTTCGCCCAGATGGTTTCTGGCGGCATCGGGAGTCCAAGCCCGGCAAGCCGGAGAAATGGAAGAAGATCAAGATCGAGCCGATCTGGGACATGGTGGCCGGGATGTTCTTCGTGCGCAGCCAGCGCCTCGCCGATGGCGACAAGGTGGTGATCAATCTCTACCCCGGCGACTCCGCCTTTTTCACCGAGATCAGCGTGCTCAAGCACGAGAAAATCACCATCGATGGCAAGGCGCACGATGCGATCAAGCTGGAGTTCAAACCCCAGCGCATCACCCGCAAGGACGGCAAATTTGGCCTCGAGCCTCACGGCAAGTTCAAGCGCGGCGTGGTCTGGCTTTCCGACGACAAATACCGGATGCCTCTGCGAGCCGAGGTGGATATTTTTATCGGCTACGTGTTCGGAGAGCTTGCCAATGTGAGGTTCCAGGATGGTAGCACTCTTCCGTGA
- a CDS encoding phosphatidylglycerophosphatase A family protein: MTDTRLVADLSSLTRRLKALAPEARSVAMPGVPDDVARAAASDNDLTLVDGTPDLAVIYRPGEENVHLPHSARFGEVAVCRSVANSAACCRSAPARRYISLREWVEGWFPENSSAGRFLAHRLVSQAVADRLTVAKYPGNSEWFAVADGVDISRAGAGEITRLLTVTYFGTGLFPIMPATVACLGMAPLGLLAVWLMPPLAFQLLWFAVAVAATWGCFVLEKWSARRFQSEDPKEFVLDEVAGLALVWALLPAHTVAAVLWGVLAFRVFDIFKWGVKWVERRNWPGTIVWDDLVAALYAAAVVWLGYRVL; this comes from the coding sequence GTGACCGATACACGGCTCGTTGCGGACCTCTCCTCTCTCACTCGTCGTCTCAAGGCGCTTGCGCCTGAGGCGAGGAGTGTGGCCATGCCGGGCGTGCCGGATGATGTGGCTCGGGCGGCGGCATCGGACAATGACCTGACTCTTGTCGATGGCACTCCTGATCTTGCGGTGATCTATCGTCCGGGGGAGGAGAATGTCCATCTCCCTCACAGTGCACGCTTCGGTGAGGTCGCGGTATGTCGTTCCGTGGCGAACTCCGCGGCCTGCTGCCGCAGCGCCCCGGCCCGCCGCTACATCTCTCTCCGCGAGTGGGTGGAGGGTTGGTTCCCGGAGAACTCCAGCGCCGGTCGATTTCTCGCTCACCGCCTGGTCTCGCAAGCCGTGGCAGATCGCCTGACCGTCGCGAAATACCCGGGCAACTCGGAGTGGTTCGCCGTGGCCGACGGTGTGGACATTTCTCGCGCCGGAGCAGGGGAGATAACGCGGTTGCTCACTGTGACCTATTTCGGAACCGGCCTGTTTCCGATTATGCCCGCCACGGTCGCCTGTCTCGGGATGGCTCCGCTGGGACTACTCGCGGTGTGGTTGATGCCACCGCTGGCGTTTCAGCTTCTCTGGTTCGCGGTGGCGGTGGCGGCGACGTGGGGGTGTTTCGTATTGGAGAAATGGTCGGCGAGGCGCTTCCAGTCGGAGGACCCGAAGGAATTCGTCCTCGATGAGGTGGCCGGGCTGGCGCTGGTCTGGGCCTTGCTTCCTGCCCACACTGTGGCGGCGGTGCTGTGGGGAGTGCTGGCGTTTCGCGTCTTCGATATCTTCAAGTGGGGCGTGAAATGGGTCGAGCGCCGCAACTGGCCCGGGACCATCGTGTGGGATGATCTTGTCGCAGCCTTGTACGCTGCGGCGGTGGTCTGGCTCGGGTATCGGGTTCTTTAG
- a CDS encoding MDR family NADPH-dependent oxidoreductase: MKAAQLSSFGSASDALRVVDLEIPKPEAGEVLIRILASPINPADLNVIEGTYGELPELPAVIGNEAVGRVEEVGPDATRFAVGDLVIPLTSGNWTQLRVLREDELIKIPADTEVLQGSMLLVNPVTAWFMLKDCVDLHPGDWVVQNAANSAVGRSVIQIAHARGLKTLNVVRRPELIDELKALGADVVVTEETDLRASVEELCEGTRPRLALNAVGGASALNLANALADRGTHVTYGAMGRQPLKIPNGLLIFREITFRGFWLRNWRYDATLAQKEETLGVLATMIAGGKLTLPVHRTYPLDDIHAALAEAAEGQRSGKVVIDLR; the protein is encoded by the coding sequence ATGAAGGCGGCCCAGCTTTCCTCTTTCGGTTCCGCCAGCGACGCCCTGCGCGTCGTTGATCTGGAGATCCCCAAGCCCGAGGCAGGCGAGGTGCTCATTCGCATTCTCGCCTCGCCGATCAATCCCGCCGATCTCAATGTGATCGAGGGTACGTATGGCGAACTGCCTGAGCTTCCCGCGGTCATTGGCAATGAAGCTGTCGGACGCGTCGAGGAGGTCGGGCCGGACGCCACGCGCTTCGCCGTCGGAGATCTCGTCATTCCGCTGACCAGCGGCAACTGGACGCAGCTCCGGGTTCTCCGCGAGGACGAACTCATCAAGATTCCGGCGGATACCGAAGTCCTCCAAGGCTCCATGCTCCTCGTGAATCCCGTCACCGCGTGGTTCATGCTGAAGGATTGCGTCGACCTTCACCCCGGAGATTGGGTGGTGCAAAATGCCGCCAATTCCGCCGTCGGTCGCTCCGTGATTCAAATTGCCCATGCTCGCGGCCTGAAGACGCTCAACGTCGTCCGCCGTCCCGAACTGATCGATGAACTCAAAGCCCTCGGAGCCGATGTCGTGGTGACTGAGGAGACCGACCTGCGTGCCTCGGTCGAGGAACTTTGCGAAGGCACCCGTCCGCGTCTCGCTCTCAATGCTGTCGGCGGGGCCAGCGCCCTCAATCTCGCCAATGCCCTCGCCGACCGGGGAACGCACGTGACTTATGGGGCCATGGGGCGCCAGCCGCTCAAGATTCCCAACGGCCTGCTGATTTTCCGGGAGATCACCTTCCGGGGATTCTGGCTGCGGAACTGGCGTTACGACGCGACCCTTGCTCAGAAGGAAGAAACGCTCGGCGTCCTCGCGACCATGATCGCCGGGGGCAAGCTCACTCTGCCTGTGCACCGGACCTATCCGCTCGACGACATCCATGCTGCCCTCGCAGAGGCCGCCGAGGGACAGCGCTCGGGCAAGGTCGTGATCGATCTGCGCTGA